A single window of Methylobacterium nodulans ORS 2060 DNA harbors:
- a CDS encoding recombinase family protein, translating into MAHQHEHLLAYIHHTSPRSMAGGLPYRIPARPPPRSLDLLERRPPGSLDGQPARHRVGALRARDTTLKATEQPINIGTAIAKTFFDMLGVFAEFETNLRQGRQPEGIASKPTKGI; encoded by the coding sequence ATGGCGCATCAGCACGAGCATCTGCTTGCCTATATCCATCACACCTCACCCCGCAGCATGGCAGGCGGCCTGCCATATCGCATCCCAGCCCGGCCGCCACCCCGCTCGCTTGATCTGCTTGAGCGACGCCCGCCTGGCTCGCTTGATGGGCAACCTGCACGACATCGCGTAGGCGCTCTCAGAGCCAGGGACACGACCCTGAAGGCTACCGAGCAGCCGATCAACATCGGTACCGCCATCGCAAAGACCTTCTTCGACATGCTGGGCGTGTTCGCCGAGTTCGAGACCAACCTGCGCCAGGGGCGCCAACCGGAGGGCATTGCCAGCAAGCCGACCAAGGGCATCTAA
- a CDS encoding nitroreductase family protein, with protein sequence MEGSHGRDGSTHGGAGGALRTGGSEPRHRLERHPGLLAHRSVRAYRPDPPPAGTLETLIAAAQWPPPRTSRPGAWSQWSIRRRSAASPR encoded by the coding sequence ATGGAGGGCAGCCATGGCAGGGACGGGAGCACGCACGGCGGCGCTGGCGGAGCGCTACGGACCGGCGGGAGCGAACCTCGCCATCGCCTGGAACGACACCCTGGCCTCCTCGCCCATCGCTCGGTGCGCGCCTACCGGCCCGATCCCCCGCCCGCCGGCACCCTGGAGACCCTGATCGCCGCGGCGCAGTGGCCGCCTCCTCGAACCTCCAGACCTGGAGCGTGGTCGCAGTGGAGCATCCGGAGACGAAGCGCCGCCTCGCCGCGGTGA
- a CDS encoding 2,3-bisphosphoglycerate-dependent phosphoglycerate mutase — MDIGKQMLVLMRHGQSLDNEQDLFSGWRNPALTARGVAEAHAAGRKLKELGFSFNLAFTSKLRRAQHTLALMLEELGQPTLPVHADTALNERDYGALSGLNKTGARSLWGAEQVHLWRKSYDAVPPGGESLAMTAARVVPFYEREIAPCARAGKRVLVVAHGNSLRSLVMHLDGLDPEEIVGVNIATSEILIYCLNKRGHIASKTAMPASSIA, encoded by the coding sequence ATGGATATAGGCAAGCAGATGCTCGTGCTGATGCGCCATGGGCAGAGCCTGGACAACGAACAGGACCTGTTCTCAGGGTGGCGCAACCCGGCCTTGACTGCCCGCGGTGTTGCCGAGGCTCACGCAGCTGGGCGCAAGCTGAAAGAACTCGGCTTTTCCTTCAATCTTGCATTCACCAGCAAGCTCAGGCGCGCTCAGCACACGCTGGCCCTCATGCTTGAGGAACTCGGCCAGCCCACCCTCCCCGTGCATGCAGACACGGCTCTGAACGAGCGTGACTACGGCGCGCTCAGCGGCTTGAACAAGACGGGCGCTCGTTCGCTCTGGGGTGCGGAGCAGGTCCATCTCTGGCGCAAGTCCTACGACGCAGTGCCACCGGGTGGCGAGAGTTTGGCAATGACGGCTGCGCGCGTCGTGCCCTTCTACGAACGCGAGATCGCGCCTTGCGCCCGAGCGGGCAAGCGGGTGCTTGTGGTCGCGCACGGTAACAGCCTGCGTTCTCTGGTTATGCATCTGGATGGACTCGATCCTGAAGAGATAGTCGGGGTGAACATCGCTACGAGCGAGATCCTGATTTACTGCTTGAATAAGCGGGGCCATATCGCCAGTAAAACAGCCATGCCTGCATCATCCATTGCTTAG
- a CDS encoding AraC family transcriptional regulator has product MFLPFRAILRRLTGGGAGMSGLGLTKACTMGPIAQAIEAAGGSVSRVFRRAEVPLSLMDDPERLMLLRDQLRLVEGAVREIGDPALLARLAIRAGIDGLGAISRHVRSTETLGDAIARVGTVTPAVLQTATWTGLRFRGDRAVYGYAVTERIEAGRQTNEILALGYLLSIMRHFLGQDWRPERAIVTGAVLPDRSEIESVFGCDITLGPNAGLVFRAELLDTGNPAPCDLLAGEEPAAPLAENLTDIVGHLVRLSLCEGRPSIDWVSRRLGLSRRTLQRRLEGEGTSFAMIQRGILMSEAKRLLAACDRPIGRIALELGYADAAHFSRAFLDWTGVTPRYWRQTSLRAHKDGFGISGIRAQQAIDAGTSDPEMPPGFRKGDASGARTFARSIEGGRPF; this is encoded by the coding sequence GTGTTCTTGCCATTTCGCGCCATCCTGCGGAGGCTGACGGGGGGAGGAGCGGGCATGTCGGGTCTTGGTCTGACGAAAGCTTGCACGATGGGTCCGATCGCCCAGGCCATTGAGGCGGCCGGCGGTTCAGTCTCCCGCGTGTTCCGCCGCGCAGAAGTGCCGCTCAGCCTCATGGACGACCCCGAGCGGCTCATGCTGCTGCGCGACCAGCTTCGGCTCGTTGAGGGCGCCGTTCGGGAAATCGGGGATCCCGCCCTTCTGGCCCGGCTGGCAATACGAGCGGGTATTGACGGGCTCGGCGCTATCAGCCGGCATGTGCGCTCTACCGAGACGCTCGGTGACGCGATCGCCCGAGTGGGGACCGTTACGCCTGCCGTTCTGCAAACCGCGACCTGGACCGGCTTACGATTTCGGGGCGACCGGGCAGTTTACGGCTATGCGGTTACCGAGCGGATCGAGGCAGGACGGCAGACGAACGAGATCTTGGCGCTTGGCTACCTGCTGAGCATCATGCGTCATTTTCTCGGGCAAGATTGGCGGCCGGAGCGCGCAATCGTGACCGGAGCTGTGTTGCCGGACCGCTCCGAGATCGAAAGTGTCTTTGGTTGCGACATTACGCTGGGACCAAATGCTGGCCTTGTGTTTCGGGCCGAGCTTCTTGACACTGGAAACCCGGCGCCGTGTGATCTTCTCGCAGGCGAGGAGCCGGCTGCACCGCTTGCAGAAAATCTCACTGACATTGTCGGGCATCTGGTAAGGCTGAGCTTGTGCGAGGGTCGGCCCTCGATCGACTGGGTCAGCCGCCGGCTTGGTCTTTCCCGCCGCACGTTGCAGCGCCGGCTGGAGGGTGAAGGGACCAGCTTCGCCATGATCCAGCGCGGGATCCTGATGAGTGAGGCCAAGCGGCTGCTTGCGGCGTGCGATCGGCCCATTGGCCGGATTGCTCTCGAACTCGGCTACGCAGATGCGGCCCACTTTAGTCGCGCGTTCCTCGATTGGACGGGAGTGACACCCCGTTACTGGCGTCAGACATCATTGCGAGCACATAAGGATGGCTTTGGCATCTCGGGAATTCGCGCTCAGCAGGCGATAGATGCTGGCACGTCCGATCCCGAGATGCCGCCGGGTTTCCGGAAGGGCGACGCCTCAGGCGCACGCACTTTCGCCAGATCAATCGAGGGAGGCCGGCCCTTTTAG
- a CDS encoding LLM class flavin-dependent oxidoreductase: MSKPERQLALNLFIYPGGHHEAAWRYRESEPRRVLDISYYQELARRAEAAKFDAIFFADGPSLPENVRYSSRVRFEPVTWLTAIAAVTSRIGLIGTASTTYNEPYNLARLFASLDHISNGRAGWNIVTTSDAGAAQNFGLPEHPPHGDRYDKAREFLDVVTKLWDSWEDDALVADPASGVFADGDKVHRIDHVGKHYRVRGPLNVSRSPQGRPVYVQAGSSEDGRSFAARHAEAIFTAHQTLASAQAFYADIKTRAGALGRRPEHIRILPGISPFIGSTQAEADRLEEEIDALIQPAASLEQLKRMLGVDLSGYDLDGPFPRHVIDRQGPNGVASRFQLVMDIVDREAPTLRGLIKRLAGARGHWVLAGTPDRIADAIQTWFESGAADGFNVMPPWLTGGFDIFVAEVVPILRKRGLFRAEYAGTTLRDHYGLPRPESGYAVARRRSA, from the coding sequence ATGTCCAAGCCCGAGCGCCAGCTGGCGCTGAACCTGTTCATCTACCCCGGCGGTCATCACGAGGCGGCGTGGCGCTACCGGGAATCCGAGCCACGCCGCGTGCTCGACATCAGCTACTATCAGGAGCTGGCGCGGCGGGCCGAAGCCGCCAAGTTCGATGCGATCTTCTTCGCGGACGGGCCGTCGCTGCCGGAGAACGTCCGCTATTCCTCGCGGGTGCGGTTCGAGCCGGTGACCTGGCTGACCGCGATCGCCGCCGTGACGAGCCGGATCGGACTGATCGGGACCGCCTCCACCACCTACAACGAGCCCTACAATCTCGCGCGGCTCTTCGCGTCGCTCGACCATATCAGCAACGGTCGGGCCGGCTGGAACATCGTCACCACCAGCGATGCCGGCGCGGCGCAGAATTTCGGCCTGCCCGAGCACCCGCCGCATGGCGACCGCTACGACAAGGCGCGCGAGTTCCTCGACGTGGTGACCAAGCTCTGGGACAGCTGGGAGGACGATGCCCTCGTCGCCGATCCCGCGAGCGGCGTCTTCGCCGACGGCGACAAGGTCCACCGCATCGACCACGTCGGCAAGCATTACCGCGTGCGCGGACCGCTCAACGTCTCGCGATCGCCGCAGGGCCGGCCGGTCTACGTGCAGGCCGGCTCGTCGGAGGATGGCCGCTCCTTCGCGGCCCGGCACGCGGAGGCGATCTTCACCGCGCACCAGACGCTCGCCAGCGCGCAGGCCTTCTACGCCGACATCAAGACGCGCGCCGGCGCGCTCGGGCGCCGGCCAGAGCACATCCGCATCCTGCCCGGCATCAGCCCGTTCATCGGCTCGACCCAGGCCGAGGCCGACAGGCTGGAGGAGGAGATCGACGCACTGATCCAGCCGGCCGCCTCGCTGGAGCAGCTCAAGCGCATGCTCGGCGTCGACCTGAGCGGCTACGATCTCGACGGCCCCTTCCCACGCCACGTCATCGACAGGCAGGGCCCGAACGGCGTCGCGAGCCGCTTCCAGCTCGTGATGGACATCGTCGATCGCGAGGCGCCGACCCTTCGCGGGCTGATCAAGCGGCTCGCCGGCGCGCGGGGCCATTGGGTCCTGGCGGGCACGCCCGACCGCATCGCCGACGCGATCCAGACCTGGTTCGAGTCCGGCGCCGCCGACGGGTTCAACGTGATGCCGCCCTGGCTCACCGGCGGCTTCGACATCTTCGTCGCCGAGGTCGTGCCGATCCTGCGCAAGCGCGGTCTGTTCCGCGCGGAGTATGCGGGCACGACGCTGCGCGACCATTACGGGCTGCCGCGGCCGGAGAGCGGCTATGCCGTGGCCCGGCGCCGGAGTGCCTGA
- a CDS encoding ABC transporter permease, translating to MTQHVLPPIRPEYDRALPPFVEAPVERALPLRVRLWQLGFLRKGLIIAALALAWEGLARWQNNDLLLPGCLATLSALTEGVASGELLDRVRISLTVLAQGYLCGIGLAFLLTTLAVSTQAGRDLLSTLTAMFNPLPAIALLPLALLWFGLGSGSLIFVLIHSVVWPLALNTFAGFQSVPETLRMAGRNYGLTGLAYVWQILIPAALPAILSGLKIGWAFAWRTLIAAELVFGAASGRGGLGWYVFQNRNELYTDRVFAGLLLVIAIGLVVENIVFATFERLTTRRWGMVR from the coding sequence ATGACCCAGCACGTCCTGCCTCCGATCCGCCCGGAATACGACCGGGCGCTCCCGCCCTTTGTCGAAGCTCCGGTCGAGCGTGCGCTGCCGCTTAGGGTACGGCTCTGGCAACTGGGCTTTCTGCGCAAGGGCCTGATCATCGCCGCGCTCGCGCTCGCCTGGGAGGGGCTCGCCCGATGGCAGAACAACGATCTGCTGCTGCCGGGCTGTCTCGCCACCCTGTCGGCTCTGACCGAGGGCGTGGCGAGCGGCGAATTGCTGGACCGCGTCCGGATCTCGCTCACCGTCCTGGCGCAGGGCTATCTCTGCGGCATCGGGCTCGCCTTCCTGCTGACGACGCTCGCCGTCTCGACTCAAGCGGGCCGTGACCTGCTCTCGACGCTGACGGCAATGTTCAACCCGCTGCCCGCCATCGCGCTGCTGCCGCTGGCGCTGCTCTGGTTCGGCTTAGGCTCCGGGAGCCTGATCTTCGTCCTGATCCATTCGGTGGTGTGGCCGCTGGCACTCAACACCTTCGCCGGGTTCCAGAGCGTGCCCGAGACGTTGCGCATGGCGGGACGCAATTACGGGCTGACGGGCCTCGCTTACGTGTGGCAGATCCTCATCCCGGCCGCGTTGCCGGCCATCCTGTCCGGCCTCAAGATCGGCTGGGCCTTCGCATGGCGCACCCTGATTGCAGCCGAGCTGGTCTTCGGCGCGGCGTCCGGGCGCGGCGGCCTCGGCTGGTATGTCTTCCAGAACCGCAACGAACTCTATACGGATCGCGTCTTCGCCGGCCTCCTCCTGGTCATCGCGATCGGGCTTGTGGTCGAGAACATCGTGTTCGCGACCTTTGAGCGGTTGACGACCCGGCGCTGGGGAATGGTCCGCTGA
- a CDS encoding ABC transporter ATP-binding protein, whose product MTLVAKRDAPAATQQRGLPVPGFRYGEEARAPQAASMPTPLLRIAGVSLEYRTPERVIRATHRVDIDVYEADRFVLLGPSGCGKSTLLKAVAGFIPPIEGEIILDGRPVRGPGPDRIVVFQEFDQLPPWKTVVQNVAFPLRASGTLGRREAEARARHTIDKVGLSRFADSYPHQLSGGMKQRVAIARALAMQPKVLLMDEPFAALDALTRRKMQEELLALWDEIRFTLLFVTHSIEEALAVGNRVALLSAHPGRVRGEFNSHEFDLTSVGSSAFQAAVQRLHRRLFDADPETAARPAL is encoded by the coding sequence ATGACTCTGGTGGCCAAGCGCGACGCTCCTGCCGCGACGCAGCAGAGAGGTCTTCCGGTTCCCGGATTCCGTTACGGCGAGGAGGCGCGCGCTCCTCAGGCCGCAAGCATGCCCACGCCGCTCCTGCGCATCGCGGGCGTCTCCCTGGAGTACCGCACGCCGGAGCGTGTGATCCGGGCCACGCACCGCGTCGATATCGACGTCTACGAGGCCGATCGCTTCGTCCTGCTCGGCCCCTCGGGCTGCGGCAAGTCCACCCTGCTCAAGGCCGTGGCCGGCTTCATTCCCCCGATCGAGGGCGAGATCATCCTCGATGGCCGGCCGGTGCGCGGACCGGGACCGGACCGCATCGTGGTCTTCCAGGAATTCGACCAGCTGCCGCCCTGGAAGACGGTGGTGCAGAACGTGGCCTTTCCGCTGCGGGCCTCGGGCACGCTCGGCCGGCGGGAGGCCGAGGCGCGCGCCCGGCACACCATCGACAAGGTCGGCCTGTCGCGGTTCGCCGACAGCTATCCGCACCAGCTCTCCGGCGGCATGAAGCAGCGCGTCGCCATCGCCCGCGCGCTCGCCATGCAGCCCAAGGTGCTGCTGATGGACGAGCCCTTCGCGGCCCTCGATGCGCTGACGCGCCGCAAGATGCAGGAGGAGCTGCTGGCGCTCTGGGACGAGATCCGCTTCACCCTGCTCTTCGTCACCCACTCCATCGAGGAGGCGCTGGCGGTCGGCAACCGCGTGGCCCTGCTGTCGGCCCATCCGGGCCGCGTCCGGGGCGAGTTCAACAGCCACGAATTCGATCTGACCAGCGTCGGCAGCAGCGCCTTCCAGGCGGCGGTCCAGCGCCTGCATCGGCGGCTGTTCGATGCCGATCCCGAAACCGCTGCGCGACCTGCCCTGTGA
- a CDS encoding ABC transporter substrate-binding protein: MTKRRNLLSRRQASALLGGLGLAVAASGPAAAAEGQLRIAKQFGIVYLLLNVTEDQKLIEKHGQAAGIDIKVDYVQLSGGSAVNDALLSGSIDIASAGVGPLFTLWDRTRGRQNVKGVASLGNFPYYLVSNRPDVKSIADFTDKDRIALPAVGVSVQARILQWASAKLWGDKDFAKLDKISVAVPHPEAAAAIIKGGTEISGHFGNPPFQEQELAENPNARIVLNSYDVQGGPASSTVLYATEKFYKDSPKTYQAFVDALAEAAKFITANPDKAADIYLKATGSKIDRDLLLKVIKNPEVTFKIEPQNTLGLGQFMHRVGAIKNEPKTLGDYFFVSPRITAGS; this comes from the coding sequence ATGACGAAGAGACGCAACCTGCTTTCGCGCAGGCAGGCTTCTGCCCTGCTCGGAGGCTTGGGCCTGGCAGTGGCCGCCTCCGGTCCGGCCGCTGCGGCCGAGGGCCAGCTGCGCATCGCCAAGCAGTTCGGTATCGTCTACCTGCTCCTGAACGTGACCGAGGACCAGAAGCTGATCGAGAAGCACGGCCAAGCGGCCGGCATCGACATCAAGGTCGACTACGTCCAGTTGTCCGGCGGCTCGGCCGTCAACGACGCACTGCTCTCCGGCAGCATCGACATCGCCAGTGCCGGGGTCGGTCCACTCTTCACCCTCTGGGACCGCACCCGCGGCCGACAGAACGTCAAGGGCGTCGCCTCCCTCGGCAACTTCCCCTATTACCTCGTCAGCAATCGTCCCGACGTGAAGTCGATCGCCGACTTCACGGACAAGGACCGGATCGCACTGCCCGCGGTCGGTGTGTCGGTACAGGCCCGCATCCTGCAATGGGCCTCCGCCAAGCTGTGGGGCGACAAGGACTTCGCCAAACTCGACAAGATCAGCGTCGCGGTGCCGCATCCGGAGGCGGCCGCCGCCATCATCAAGGGCGGCACCGAGATCAGCGGCCATTTCGGCAACCCGCCCTTCCAGGAGCAGGAGCTGGCCGAGAACCCGAACGCCCGCATTGTCCTCAATTCCTACGACGTCCAGGGCGGCCCCGCCTCCTCCACCGTGCTCTACGCGACGGAAAAATTCTACAAGGACAGCCCCAAGACGTATCAGGCCTTCGTCGATGCGCTGGCCGAGGCGGCGAAGTTCATCACCGCCAACCCGGATAAAGCGGCCGATATCTACCTCAAGGCGACCGGCAGCAAGATCGACCGCGATCTCCTGCTCAAGGTGATCAAAAACCCCGAAGTGACATTCAAGATCGAGCCGCAGAACACGCTCGGCCTCGGCCAGTTCATGCATCGGGTGGGCGCAATCAAGAACGAGCCGAAGACGCTCGGCGACTATTTCTTCGTCAGTCCGCGCATCACCGCGGGCAGTTGA
- a CDS encoding RrF2 family transcriptional regulator, giving the protein MLTNKGKYGLKALVHLAGLPPGARIGVAEVAAANNIPKKFLDAILGELRNAGIVHSRKGPGGGYALARPPEEIRVGHAIRVLDGPLAPIPCASRTGYRPCEDCADEAACAVRLVMLEVRNSIAGVLDTLTLAQMRDRPAADEGDSLTYQI; this is encoded by the coding sequence ATGCTCACCAACAAGGGAAAGTACGGGCTCAAGGCGCTCGTCCATCTCGCGGGGCTGCCGCCCGGCGCCCGCATCGGCGTGGCCGAGGTCGCCGCGGCCAACAACATCCCGAAAAAATTCCTGGACGCGATCCTGGGCGAACTGCGCAACGCCGGGATCGTTCACAGCCGCAAGGGCCCCGGGGGCGGCTATGCCCTGGCACGGCCCCCCGAGGAGATCCGGGTCGGCCACGCCATCCGCGTGCTCGATGGGCCGTTGGCTCCGATCCCCTGCGCGAGCCGGACGGGCTATCGCCCCTGCGAGGATTGTGCGGACGAGGCCGCCTGCGCGGTGCGCCTGGTGATGCTGGAGGTGCGCAACAGCATCGCGGGCGTGCTCGATACGCTCACCCTCGCGCAGATGCGCGACCGGCCGGCGGCGGACGAGGGCGACAGCCTCACCTACCAGATCTGA
- a CDS encoding DUF2380 domain-containing protein, giving the protein MIQATLSDEAFGREAARDALINALAECDAVATSTIVTVSSEVGVWLDTGLEAKQAQWVSLLPYGVLWLSRKLDLQLGAGNALWHRKSSTLIMQIWVRIESSRTGEVLFSRDLNFRGDTDEAWRRAEAFLTSAITSAPHLER; this is encoded by the coding sequence ATGATCCAAGCGACTTTGTCTGATGAGGCTTTCGGGCGCGAAGCTGCGCGGGATGCCCTGATCAATGCACTTGCAGAGTGCGATGCTGTTGCCACAAGCACCATAGTCACAGTGTCCTCAGAGGTCGGCGTCTGGCTCGATACGGGCCTGGAAGCAAAGCAAGCGCAGTGGGTGAGCCTGCTGCCCTATGGGGTGCTCTGGTTATCGAGAAAGCTCGACCTGCAACTTGGGGCCGGCAATGCCCTGTGGCACCGGAAAAGCAGCACGCTGATTATGCAAATATGGGTAAGGATTGAAAGCAGTAGAACGGGAGAGGTTCTATTCTCTCGCGACCTCAATTTTCGGGGAGATACAGACGAAGCTTGGCGGCGAGCCGAAGCGTTTTTGACCAGCGCAATCACATCCGCACCGCACCTGGAACGCTAA